One segment of Dolichospermum sp. DET69 DNA contains the following:
- a CDS encoding polysaccharide biosynthesis tyrosine autokinase produces MLNKQITNQTNSINSIIPTSGSFPDSTFSQFTEQEQSDGLSIKSFFELLQRRAIIIVVIISAGMTGVTYSTLNQQPIYQGNFQILVEPVNNDDQVGKINLEVDSPFSKPGLDYESQIQVLKSSELLEPIIKTLQQSYPEITYNSLVSSLNIRRVGITKIIEISYQSNNPQEIQFVLNTFSQFYLKYSLDKRQTKLSQGVKFVNKQLPDIQNRVTQLQKQMQIFRQKYNFISPESQSGIITGKIQSLTQQRLSVNQQLAAAKNNYLRLQTPEEQLAILNDAPLYQQLIAQQRQLDTQISGELARFQTDNPVIQTLQEKRNNLLPIINAEAKRILNTRIAQAAVLVRKIEVDNQQLTQSEQQLQSELKQLPILSRQYTDIQLNLQLANESLTRFLAKREQLQIDVAQTELPWELIQSSTPPRYPISPNVPRSLLLGFVASSLLGIGAAFLREQTDNTYHSVENVQDKIGVPLLGSLPFNKNLVPSSSLNLKKRGKDQEPEVVVDPLMVSDESNTSPSRPSRSSYYYGQGSFWESLQVLYSNIQLLNSDRPIKSLVVSSAVPGDGKSTVAFSLAKTAAVMGKKVLLVDCDLRKSKVHKISKLNNLWGITSLISSDIDIEQVIQKVPGFDDLSVITAGPVPPDPARLLSSDKMSQLMDYFTEKFDLVIYDTPPLSGLVDARLVAVHTDGVMLVVRIDKTDKSIAKQLVDTLKASPINLLGLVVNGDKFRGLGYNYNYRYSSYYYTKSEAVS; encoded by the coding sequence ATGCTTAATAAGCAAATTACAAACCAGACAAATTCTATCAATAGCATTATTCCTACATCTGGATCATTTCCAGATTCTACATTTTCTCAGTTTACTGAACAGGAACAGTCTGATGGTCTAAGTATTAAGAGCTTTTTTGAACTTTTACAACGCCGAGCGATTATCATTGTAGTGATTATTTCTGCTGGTATGACTGGTGTTACTTATTCAACACTGAACCAACAACCTATATATCAAGGAAACTTTCAAATCTTAGTTGAACCTGTTAATAATGATGATCAAGTAGGGAAAATAAACCTGGAGGTAGACTCTCCTTTTTCTAAACCTGGACTAGATTACGAAAGTCAAATTCAAGTTCTCAAAAGTTCAGAACTGCTAGAACCAATTATTAAAACATTGCAACAATCATATCCTGAAATTACCTATAATTCCCTTGTTTCAAGTTTAAATATTCGTCGTGTTGGAATAACAAAAATCATCGAAATCAGCTATCAAAGTAATAATCCTCAAGAAATTCAATTCGTCTTAAATACATTTTCTCAATTCTATTTAAAATACAGCCTAGACAAGCGGCAAACCAAACTAAGTCAAGGCGTTAAATTTGTGAATAAACAACTGCCCGATATCCAAAATCGGGTGACACAGTTGCAAAAACAAATGCAAATATTTCGCCAAAAATACAATTTTATTAGTCCAGAAAGCCAATCGGGAATAATTACTGGAAAAATCCAATCTTTGACACAACAACGACTATCTGTAAATCAACAGTTAGCCGCTGCTAAAAATAATTATCTGAGATTGCAGACACCAGAAGAACAATTGGCCATTCTCAATGATGCTCCTCTTTACCAACAGTTAATTGCCCAACAGCGTCAATTAGACACACAAATATCTGGAGAATTAGCTCGATTTCAAACTGATAACCCAGTTATTCAAACCTTACAAGAGAAAAGAAACAATCTCTTACCTATTATCAATGCAGAAGCAAAACGAATTTTGAACACTAGAATAGCTCAAGCGGCTGTTCTCGTTCGGAAAATAGAAGTAGATAATCAACAACTGACACAATCAGAACAACAATTACAAAGCGAATTAAAACAACTACCAATTCTCTCTAGACAATACACTGACATTCAACTGAATTTACAACTAGCAAATGAGAGTTTGACGAGGTTTTTAGCTAAACGTGAACAATTACAAATAGACGTAGCACAAACAGAACTACCTTGGGAATTAATCCAATCATCTACTCCACCAAGATATCCAATTTCCCCAAATGTTCCCCGCAGTTTACTATTGGGATTTGTGGCTAGTTCTTTGTTGGGCATAGGTGCTGCTTTTCTCAGAGAACAGACTGATAATACCTATCACAGTGTTGAAAATGTCCAGGATAAGATAGGAGTGCCTTTATTAGGATCTCTTCCCTTTAATAAAAACTTAGTTCCGAGTTCATCTTTAAACCTGAAAAAGAGAGGAAAAGATCAAGAACCAGAAGTAGTTGTGGACCCTCTTATGGTAAGTGATGAATCTAACACTTCTCCTAGTCGTCCTTCCCGATCCAGCTATTATTATGGACAGGGATCATTTTGGGAATCCTTACAAGTTTTATATAGTAATATTCAACTGCTTAATTCTGATCGACCAATTAAGTCTTTAGTTGTTTCCTCTGCTGTCCCCGGAGATGGTAAAAGTACGGTGGCATTTAGCTTGGCAAAAACAGCCGCGGTCATGGGGAAAAAAGTATTACTTGTAGATTGTGACCTCCGCAAATCCAAGGTTCACAAAATATCAAAATTAAATAATCTGTGGGGAATAACTAGTTTAATTTCTTCAGATATAGATATAGAGCAAGTAATTCAAAAAGTGCCTGGATTTGATGATTTATCTGTGATTACCGCAGGTCCTGTACCACCCGATCCTGCCCGGTTGCTCTCATCAGATAAAATGAGTCAACTAATGGACTATTTCACCGAGAAGTTTGATTTAGTGATTTATGATACTCCTCCTTTATCAGGATTAGTAGATGCTAGATTGGTAGCAGTTCATACTGATGGTGTGATGCTAGTTGTAAGAATTGATAAAACAGATAAATCAATCGCAAAGCAACTTGTTGATACGCTAAAAGCATCTCCCATCAATTTACTAGGATTAGTAGTCAACGGCGATAAATTCCGAGGACTCGGATATAACTATAATTATAGGTATAGTTCATATTACTATACTAAGAGTGAAGCGGTTAGTTAG
- a CDS encoding alpha-hydroxy-acid oxidizing protein, whose product MNSLSPINLFGYEQLAKEHLSQMAFDYYSSGAWDEVTLRDNLAAFTRVKLRPKMLVDVSKINLTTQVLGESLQLPLLIAPMAFQCLADPEGEIATALAAEIAGVGMVLSTLATKSLEEVATVANGLQWFQLYIHKDQGLTQALVQRAYTAGYKAICLTVDAPMLGKRERDQRNEFTLPPGLHPANLTNISGLDIPQATGESGLLTYFAQQINPAVTWKDLEWLQSLSPLPLVVKGILRADDAVRAVEYGAQAIVVSNHGGRQLDGAIASLDALPDIIAAVDGKAEVLLDGGIRRGTDILKALAYGAKAVLIGRPVLWGLAVAGKIGVSHIISLLQDELNLAMALSGCASLGDIDSSLVSQLPKNF is encoded by the coding sequence ATGAATTCTTTATCACCGATTAATTTATTTGGATATGAACAACTAGCAAAAGAGCATCTTTCCCAGATGGCTTTTGATTATTACAGCAGTGGTGCATGGGATGAAGTCACGTTGCGGGATAATCTCGCTGCTTTTACAAGAGTGAAACTTCGTCCGAAAATGTTAGTTGATGTTAGTAAAATTAACCTCACTACCCAGGTTTTAGGGGAATCTTTGCAATTACCCCTATTAATCGCACCCATGGCTTTTCAATGTCTGGCTGATCCAGAAGGAGAAATTGCTACAGCCTTAGCAGCAGAAATCGCAGGTGTGGGCATGGTGCTGAGTACCCTTGCCACCAAGAGCTTAGAAGAAGTTGCCACAGTTGCCAATGGTTTGCAATGGTTTCAGCTTTACATCCATAAAGATCAGGGTTTAACTCAGGCTTTGGTGCAACGAGCATACACCGCAGGATACAAAGCAATTTGTCTGACGGTAGATGCTCCTATGTTGGGAAAAAGAGAACGAGATCAGCGCAATGAGTTCACTTTACCTCCTGGCTTGCATCCCGCTAATTTGACTAATATCTCCGGTTTGGACATTCCCCAAGCAACAGGAGAATCTGGTTTATTGACTTATTTTGCCCAACAAATTAACCCCGCAGTCACTTGGAAGGATTTGGAATGGTTGCAATCTCTGAGTCCCCTACCTTTGGTAGTAAAAGGAATTTTACGGGCTGATGATGCTGTGCGGGCTGTAGAATATGGAGCGCAAGCAATTGTAGTTTCTAATCACGGTGGTAGACAATTAGATGGAGCGATCGCTTCTTTGGATGCTTTACCCGATATCATAGCCGCAGTAGACGGTAAAGCCGAAGTCCTATTGGATGGTGGTATCCGTCGGGGTACAGATATCCTCAAAGCCTTAGCTTACGGTGCTAAAGCCGTACTCATTGGCCGTCCGGTGTTATGGGGATTAGCGGTAGCTGGAAAAATTGGCGTATCTCACATCATTTCCTTACTACAAGACGAGTTAAATTTGGCAATGGCTCTGAGTGGTTGTGCCAGTTTGGGGGATATTGATTCTAGTTTAGTGAGCCAATTACCAAAAAATTTCTAA
- a CDS encoding M48 family metallopeptidase yields the protein MSLLKTSLTGLKADSFRHPLDLEATKTLKQIPGLDMMVRNLLGPMAEQIFYVENIASSILVGEKQLPDLHKLLLEACQILDIDAPQLYVRQHPAPNAYTFAMRGKQPFVVIHTSLIEILTPEEIQAVIAHELGHLKCDHSVYLTPVNLLILAAAIVPNVGAVLAQAIQSQLLAWVRCAEFSCDRAALLATQNPKVVMSVLMKLAGGSPTLSSQLNLDAFIDQARAYDDISKTELGEMVKSARTAELSHPVPVLRAREIDRWASSQDYQKLLQNHGINDKNETVSPGGWRNW from the coding sequence ATGTCCTTACTCAAAACCTCGCTCACAGGCTTAAAAGCAGACTCATTCCGTCATCCTCTGGACTTGGAAGCCACCAAAACTCTCAAGCAAATTCCTGGTTTAGATATGATGGTGCGGAATTTGCTAGGGCCAATGGCCGAACAAATTTTTTATGTGGAAAATATCGCTTCTAGTATTTTAGTAGGAGAAAAACAACTCCCTGATTTACACAAGTTATTATTAGAAGCTTGTCAAATTCTTGATATTGATGCACCTCAATTATATGTACGTCAACATCCTGCCCCTAACGCTTATACCTTTGCCATGCGAGGTAAACAGCCTTTTGTTGTCATCCATACATCCTTGATTGAGATCCTCACACCTGAAGAAATACAGGCTGTAATTGCCCATGAATTAGGCCATCTCAAGTGTGATCATAGTGTGTATTTAACACCAGTGAACTTATTGATTTTAGCTGCCGCCATTGTGCCAAATGTTGGTGCTGTGTTGGCTCAAGCTATCCAGTCACAATTATTAGCATGGGTACGCTGTGCTGAGTTTAGCTGCGATCGCGCCGCTTTGTTAGCTACCCAAAACCCTAAAGTTGTCATGTCAGTATTGATGAAGTTAGCCGGCGGCTCTCCTACTTTATCAAGCCAACTCAATCTCGATGCTTTTATTGACCAAGCTCGTGCCTATGATGACATTAGTAAAACGGAACTGGGAGAAATGGTAAAATCTGCCCGCACAGCCGAATTAAGCCATCCTGTCCCCGTATTACGAGCGCGAGAAATTGACCGTTGGGCGAGTAGTCAGGATTACCAAAAATTGCTGCAAAATCACGGTATTAATGACAAAAATGAAACTGTATCACCGGGCGGATGGCGTAATTGGTAG
- the msrA gene encoding peptide-methionine (S)-S-oxide reductase MsrA, with translation MGIFGFGKKSGLPTPEQALQGREEIMRVPAHHYVNKNPLKAPFPAGLETAMFGLGCFWGAERKFWQLSGVYTTAVGYAAGYTPNPTYQEVCSGMTGHNEVVLVVFDPKIITYSQLLKVFWESHNPTQGMRQGNDAGTQYRSGIYVYSEVDKQLATASRNAYQPALSSAGYGQITTEILDAPEFYYAEEYHQQYLAKNPGGYCGLGGTNVACPVGVAQAQVS, from the coding sequence ATGGGAATATTCGGATTTGGTAAAAAGTCGGGTCTACCTACACCAGAGCAAGCTTTACAAGGACGGGAAGAAATAATGCGAGTGCCAGCACATCATTACGTGAATAAAAACCCCCTCAAAGCACCTTTTCCCGCAGGCTTAGAAACCGCTATGTTTGGTTTAGGCTGTTTTTGGGGTGCAGAACGCAAATTCTGGCAACTATCAGGAGTTTACACCACGGCGGTAGGTTATGCGGCTGGTTACACACCCAACCCCACCTATCAAGAAGTATGTAGCGGCATGACCGGTCATAATGAAGTAGTGTTAGTTGTGTTTGACCCGAAAATCATTACTTATTCCCAACTCCTGAAAGTTTTCTGGGAAAGCCACAACCCCACCCAAGGAATGCGTCAAGGTAATGATGCTGGGACTCAATACCGTTCAGGAATTTACGTTTATTCTGAAGTTGACAAACAACTAGCAACAGCATCACGGAATGCTTATCAACCAGCCCTCAGCAGTGCAGGTTATGGTCAAATTACCACAGAAATTTTAGATGCACCAGAATTTTATTATGCTGAAGAATACCATCAGCAATATTTAGCCAAAAACCCCGGTGGTTATTGTGGTTTAGGTGGTACTAACGTAGCTTGTCCGGTAGGTGTTGCTCAAGCGCAGGTTAGTTAG
- the lipB gene encoding lipoyl(octanoyl) transferase LipB codes for MIYSTQSNQYRCLLYNPGLMPYETAHQWQRSLVTERINNPELEDVLIVLEHPPVYTLGQGANPEFIKFNLDKSDYDVHRIERGGEVTYHCPGQLVGYPILNLRRYRQDLHWYLRQLEEVLIRVLANYDLKGERIPGFTGVWLEGYKVAAIGIKVSKWITMHGFSLNVCPDMTGFEQIIPCGIADKPVSSLAAWIPDLTCKQVSYFVSQCFAEVFGVNLVDANNHNIVDFIK; via the coding sequence ATGATTTATAGCACTCAATCTAATCAGTATCGTTGTTTACTATATAATCCTGGGTTAATGCCTTATGAAACTGCTCATCAGTGGCAGCGATCGCTCGTTACAGAGCGAATTAACAACCCAGAATTAGAGGATGTGTTAATTGTACTAGAACATCCCCCTGTCTATACCTTGGGACAAGGAGCAAACCCAGAATTTATAAAATTTAATCTTGACAAAAGTGACTATGATGTACATCGCATTGAAAGAGGTGGTGAAGTTACATATCATTGTCCTGGACAATTAGTAGGTTATCCGATTTTAAACTTACGCCGTTATCGTCAAGATTTACATTGGTACTTGCGTCAGCTTGAGGAAGTATTAATTCGCGTTTTAGCAAATTATGACTTGAAAGGAGAAAGGATTCCTGGTTTTACTGGTGTTTGGTTAGAAGGATACAAAGTTGCAGCCATAGGGATAAAAGTCAGCAAATGGATTACCATGCACGGTTTTTCCTTAAATGTTTGTCCAGACATGACCGGATTTGAGCAAATTATCCCCTGTGGTATTGCTGATAAACCAGTCAGTAGTTTAGCCGCATGGATTCCCGATCTTACCTGTAAGCAAGTGAGTTATTTTGTAAGTCAATGCTTCGCAGAAGTATTTGGCGTAAATTTAGTAGATGCTAATAATCATAATATAGTAGACTTCATCAAGTAG
- the raiA gene encoding ribosome-associated translation inhibitor RaiA: MKLVIHGKNIEITDAIREYVHQKIEKAVSHFQNITNQVDVHLSVARNPRISTKQAAEVTIYANGSIIRAEESSESLYASIDLVADKIARQLRKYKERRQDHKTQPISTNEAVAPEIVAADLIGDRTAELPEEVVRTKYFSMPPMTLAEAQEQLQLVGHDFYMFHNAESGEINVIYERNHGGYGVIQPRSNGNSNGRNGKTAQGNVSVAEKSHSK, encoded by the coding sequence ATGAAGCTTGTCATCCACGGTAAAAATATTGAAATCACTGATGCAATTCGCGAATATGTACATCAGAAGATTGAAAAAGCAGTTAGTCACTTTCAGAACATCACAAATCAAGTGGATGTCCATTTAAGCGTAGCTCGCAATCCCCGAATAAGTACCAAGCAAGCAGCAGAAGTAACTATTTATGCTAATGGTAGTATTATCCGTGCAGAGGAAAGCAGCGAAAGCTTATACGCAAGTATTGACCTGGTTGCAGATAAAATTGCTCGGCAATTACGGAAATATAAAGAAAGAAGGCAGGATCATAAAACTCAACCTATATCAACTAACGAAGCAGTAGCACCAGAGATTGTTGCAGCGGATTTAATAGGCGATCGCACCGCTGAATTACCCGAAGAGGTTGTTCGCACCAAATACTTCTCTATGCCGCCAATGACACTAGCAGAAGCGCAAGAACAACTGCAACTGGTGGGACATGACTTTTATATGTTTCATAATGCAGAAAGCGGAGAGATTAACGTTATTTATGAACGTAATCACGGTGGTTATGGAGTAATACAACCCCGCAGTAACGGTAATTCTAACGGTAGGAATGGCAAAACAGCCCAGGGTAATGTCAGTGTTGCCGAAAAATCTCACTCTAAGTAA
- a CDS encoding peroxiredoxin → MAIKVGDTAPDFNLTAQNGANISLRDFRGQKSVVLYFYPKDDTPGCTVESCAFRDQYEVFQAAGAEVIGVSGDSRDSHQKFANKYNLPFTLLSDQGDQVRKQYGATTAFGFIPGRVTYVIDQNGVVQYVFDSMLNFKGHVEEALKTLQQLATK, encoded by the coding sequence ATGGCTATCAAAGTTGGAGATACCGCGCCTGATTTTAACCTAACCGCCCAAAATGGTGCAAATATCAGCCTGAGAGACTTTCGGGGTCAAAAATCTGTTGTCCTCTATTTTTATCCTAAAGATGACACCCCAGGATGCACTGTGGAATCTTGCGCTTTTCGAGATCAATATGAAGTATTTCAAGCCGCTGGCGCTGAAGTGATTGGTGTGAGTGGTGACTCTAGGGACTCCCACCAAAAGTTTGCAAATAAATACAATTTACCTTTTACACTATTGAGTGATCAAGGCGACCAAGTGCGAAAACAATATGGTGCAACTACCGCTTTTGGTTTTATCCCTGGACGAGTAACTTATGTGATTGACCAAAACGGTGTGGTTCAGTATGTTTTTGATTCCATGCTGAACTTTAAAGGCCACGTTGAGGAAGCATTGAAAACATTGCAACAACTAGCCACGAAATGA
- a CDS encoding acyltransferase family protein: MRLSSLDVFRGITIAAMILANMAGVADDVYPFLSHAQWHGCTPTDLIFPFFLFIIGVAMTFSLSKYTAENKPTKAVYLRVLRRAAILFILGLLLNGFWNKGVWTFDLSSIRLMGVLQRIALTYLFASLIVLKLPRKTQWLVAGGLLIGYWLTMMYIPVPEYGAGVLTREGNFGAFIDRLIIPKVHLYKGDGFNFMGDPEGLFSTIPAIVSVLAGYFTGEWIKDKKQATSHTSMDLVLFGLCCLVIAIIWDVAFPMNKKIWTSSYVLFTSGWALMLLAACYELIEVRLIKRWSKPFEIMGLNAIALFVASVLLIKITAKTQLGTGETAISIYNWIYQNIFASWSGKFNGSFLFALVTLLLWYGVAVLMYQKRWFIKV; the protein is encoded by the coding sequence ATGCGTCTGAGTTCACTTGATGTGTTTCGTGGTATTACCATCGCGGCAATGATTCTTGCTAATATGGCAGGAGTCGCAGATGATGTTTATCCTTTCCTCAGTCATGCCCAATGGCACGGTTGTACACCCACTGACTTAATATTTCCCTTCTTTTTATTCATTATTGGTGTGGCCATGACTTTTTCTCTGTCAAAATATACAGCAGAGAACAAACCCACCAAAGCAGTTTACTTGCGCGTCCTGCGCCGCGCTGCGATTCTGTTTATTTTAGGTTTACTGTTAAATGGTTTTTGGAATAAAGGTGTTTGGACTTTTGATTTAAGTAGTATCCGCTTGATGGGGGTATTACAACGGATTGCTTTAACTTACTTGTTTGCATCTTTGATTGTTTTAAAATTACCCCGCAAAACTCAATGGTTAGTAGCAGGGGGATTACTCATTGGTTATTGGCTGACAATGATGTATATTCCTGTTCCTGAATATGGTGCGGGAGTGCTGACGAGAGAAGGTAATTTTGGCGCATTTATTGACAGATTAATTATTCCCAAAGTACATCTTTATAAAGGTGATGGGTTTAATTTTATGGGAGATCCTGAAGGACTTTTCAGCACGATTCCGGCAATAGTTAGTGTTTTGGCTGGTTATTTTACTGGGGAATGGATTAAAGATAAAAAACAAGCTACTTCACACACCAGCATGGATTTAGTCTTATTTGGTTTGTGTTGTTTGGTAATTGCAATTATTTGGGATGTGGCTTTTCCCATGAATAAGAAAATTTGGACGAGTTCCTATGTTTTATTTACCTCTGGTTGGGCGTTAATGTTATTAGCAGCTTGTTATGAGTTGATAGAAGTGAGATTAATTAAACGCTGGAGTAAACCTTTTGAGATAATGGGCTTAAATGCGATCGCTCTTTTTGTAGCATCTGTATTATTAATCAAAATCACCGCAAAAACCCAACTTGGTACAGGTGAAACTGCCATTAGTATCTATAATTGGATTTATCAAAATATCTTTGCATCTTGGTCAGGAAAATTCAACGGCTCATTTTTATTTGCACTTGTGACGCTGTTATTATGGTACGGTGTTGCGGTATTGATGTATCAGAAACGCTGGTTTATTAAAGTGTAA
- a CDS encoding Uma2 family endonuclease, which yields MTIAQETRYYSPAEYLEFEVNSDIRHEYIDGLIIHKTGGTPDHNQVAGNFYAVLNFALKRQPYQVFVTDQRLWIPNRRIHTYPDIMVVQTPLVFEEGRKDTITNPVMIAEVLSNSTKSYDKDEKFAAYRTIPSFQEYILIDQYTMHVEQYSKTDHNKWIFSEYSNSQDSLNLASIACQVSLEDIYNKVNFAAKE from the coding sequence ATGACTATTGCACAGGAAACACGCTACTATTCACCCGCAGAATATCTAGAATTTGAAGTAAATTCAGATATACGACATGAATATATTGATGGATTGATTATACATAAGACAGGTGGAACACCAGATCACAACCAAGTTGCTGGCAATTTTTATGCTGTGCTAAATTTTGCGCTTAAACGTCAACCTTATCAAGTCTTTGTTACAGATCAACGACTTTGGATTCCTAATAGACGCATTCACACTTATCCTGATATTATGGTTGTCCAAACTCCCTTGGTTTTTGAAGAAGGTAGAAAAGACACTATTACTAATCCTGTGATGATTGCTGAGGTGTTATCAAATTCAACTAAAAGCTATGATAAAGATGAAAAGTTTGCTGCTTATCGAACTATTCCTAGTTTTCAAGAATATATTTTAATTGACCAATACACAATGCACGTTGAACAATATTCCAAAACTGATCATAACAAATGGATTTTTTCAGAATATTCAAATAGTCAGGATTCTTTAAATTTAGCTTCAATTGCTTGTCAAGTTTCGCTGGAAGATATCTATAATAAAGTTAATTTTGCAGCGAAAGAATGA
- the obgE gene encoding GTPase ObgE, producing the protein MQFIDQSIIEVEAGDGGDGIVAFRREKYVPAGGPSGGNGGRGGSIIFVGDSNLQTLLDFRYKHLFKAQNGERGGPNNCTGAGGKDLIVEVPCGTAVYDGQTSALLCDIVEPGQSFQVAKGGKGGLGNQHFLSNSNRVPEYSLPGLEGEKKVLRLELKLLAEVGIIGLPNAGKSTLISSLSAARPKIADYPFTTLIPNLGVVKKPTGDGTVFADIPGLIEGASHGAGLGYDFLRHIERTRVLLHLIDATSENVIADFHTIQEELKAYGRGLTKRPQVLALNKIDAVDRETVDLEALATQLNHLALAPVFIISAVTRTGLDAMMQEIWRILDEINALEATEAAEIAV; encoded by the coding sequence ATGCAATTCATAGACCAATCAATAATTGAAGTAGAAGCAGGTGACGGAGGTGATGGTATTGTTGCTTTCCGCAGAGAAAAATATGTCCCAGCAGGTGGTCCATCTGGTGGAAATGGTGGCAGAGGTGGTTCAATCATTTTTGTCGGTGATTCTAACCTCCAAACCTTGCTAGATTTTCGCTATAAACATCTGTTTAAGGCCCAAAATGGAGAACGTGGCGGTCCAAATAATTGCACTGGTGCAGGTGGAAAAGATTTAATTGTTGAAGTTCCCTGTGGTACTGCTGTTTATGACGGGCAAACAAGTGCTTTGCTATGCGATATAGTTGAACCTGGACAAAGCTTTCAAGTTGCTAAAGGTGGTAAAGGTGGGTTAGGAAATCAACATTTTTTAAGTAACAGTAACCGCGTTCCTGAATATTCACTTCCTGGTTTAGAAGGTGAAAAAAAGGTCTTACGTTTAGAATTGAAATTGTTAGCAGAAGTGGGAATTATTGGTTTACCAAATGCGGGTAAATCCACTTTGATTTCTTCTTTATCGGCTGCACGTCCAAAAATTGCTGATTATCCTTTTACTACCTTAATTCCTAATTTGGGTGTAGTGAAAAAACCCACGGGTGATGGTACTGTTTTTGCGGATATTCCCGGTTTAATTGAAGGTGCTTCTCATGGTGCTGGTTTAGGTTATGATTTCCTTCGTCATATTGAACGGACTAGGGTTTTATTACATTTAATTGATGCGACAAGTGAAAATGTCATTGCTGATTTTCATACTATTCAAGAAGAACTCAAGGCTTATGGACGGGGTTTAACTAAACGTCCGCAAGTTTTGGCGTTGAATAAAATAGATGCTGTTGATAGAGAAACTGTTGATTTGGAGGCTTTAGCTACTCAATTAAATCATCTGGCTTTAGCACCTGTTTTCATAATTTCGGCTGTAACTCGCACTGGTTTAGATGCAATGATGCAGGAAATTTGGCGGATTTTAGATGAGATTAATGCCTTAGAAGCTACGGAAGCTGCGGAGATTGCGGTTTAA
- a CDS encoding four helix bundle protein, with protein sequence MSGGRFQELRVYQLSEKLADDIWKIVNQWESLPKNTLGKQIIRSADSIGANIAEGVGRGSYQDNRRFVRIARGSLYETQHWLRRAYTRNLLTDEQVVTLKITINNLAPQLNAYLKSIGHVSDNQ encoded by the coding sequence ATGAGTGGTGGGAGGTTTCAAGAATTACGGGTATATCAATTGTCAGAAAAATTGGCTGATGATATTTGGAAAATTGTTAACCAATGGGAGTCATTACCAAAAAATACATTAGGTAAACAGATAATCCGTTCAGCAGACAGCATTGGTGCGAATATAGCAGAGGGCGTAGGAAGAGGTAGTTATCAAGACAATCGGCGATTTGTTAGAATAGCTAGAGGGTCATTATATGAAACTCAACACTGGCTAAGACGAGCGTATACACGTAATCTGTTAACAGATGAACAAGTAGTCACCCTGAAAATTACCATCAATAACTTAGCACCCCAATTAAACGCCTACCTAAAATCCATCGGTCATGTTTCAGATAACCAATAA
- a CDS encoding nitrogenase: MTTTTQTPYSSEQIIAWLRGLLTIAWADGNFDTQEQEVITNLTKDELAPAIDWNSLEIIEPDELAAILGKGTPVAENFLRTAVMVAIADGIYSPSEDDLLQQLCQKLELQENLLTALRQTLQDTAQTNDFSATGLQAPHPDALTPLRHWLDGLDIQDPRVARFLCKMIPSQCPFERDVTLFGRKIVHIPPMCKINPLYEQMVGLRFRALSYLADDCGEDVTPYI; the protein is encoded by the coding sequence ATGACAACTACTACTCAAACTCCTTACAGTAGCGAACAAATTATTGCTTGGTTACGGGGATTACTGACTATTGCTTGGGCTGATGGTAATTTTGATACTCAAGAACAGGAAGTAATTACTAATCTTACCAAAGATGAATTAGCCCCTGCTATTGACTGGAATTCTTTAGAGATAATTGAACCTGATGAACTAGCGGCCATATTGGGTAAAGGTACGCCTGTAGCGGAAAATTTCTTACGGACAGCGGTAATGGTAGCGATCGCTGATGGTATATATTCTCCTAGTGAGGATGATCTGCTTCAGCAATTGTGTCAAAAATTAGAACTGCAAGAGAATTTACTCACGGCCTTACGTCAGACCCTACAAGATACCGCACAAACAAACGATTTTTCCGCTACTGGACTTCAAGCCCCACACCCAGACGCTTTAACTCCCTTGCGTCACTGGTTAGACGGGTTAGATATTCAAGATCCCAGAGTTGCCAGATTTTTGTGTAAGATGATTCCTTCCCAGTGTCCCTTTGAAAGAGATGTAACTCTATTTGGACGGAAAATTGTCCATATCCCACCGATGTGTAAAATCAACCCCCTTTATGAACAAATGGTAGGCTTACGCTTCCGCGCCCTCTCCTACCTAGCAGATGATTGTGGTGAGGATGTTACACCTTATATTTAG